AGATAATAGTTCATCCAACAAATAGTTCACTTCATACCGCTGCAGAATTGTGCGGCTCGTGAGCGATAAGTTGTGAGCTTTTTTTGATTCTCGCTGGATGGCAATTTGAGCTAACCTATCCTTATGTATATCTCGGATAACAGCTTTGTCGGGTAGTTCAAAAATGGGTCGGTTCTGGTTCGAGACTTCTGTTTTAATAAACAATAAAGGTGGGTAATCTTCTTCGGCTGCAATGCCTGAAGCCCTATATTCAGATGACTGCGTAAGCTTGTTGAACTTGTATGTGAAAATATTTTCAGCGCCCAAAACGCGTTCATATTTTGTTCGCGAGTAATAGCCCCGCATACGCTTTGTAGATCTCCGGTCAGTTACCTTTGACGATGACCAATCGAGGCGGAGAAAATGGATGAGTTCCCTAGTATAATTTGCGAACGTTGGATTCTTTGATGGCTCAGCGTTTGAAGACAAGTTCTCTTTATATGCCTCTAAGTTATTAGCCATTCGATTAATATCACCAGACAGTAAGATTTGATGTTCAAAAGACTGATCTGTATATAACAATCTAAATGCTCTACTGATATCCTCTAACTTTCCTCTCCGTTTTATGACGAGCTCATTTTCAAAGTAATGCTTCAGAAGGATCAATAACGTTCTGATAAATTTATGGTCAAAATTCTCATAGAACATAAATATCATTGAATAAATTGGCCGGTTGGACTTTGATCCCTTGGGCAAGACTGGTTTGTCGTAATAGGGATACCTATCAAAATTCACAACAGAAAAGCAATTGAAGTAAGTCTTATTAAACGCGGTAGACAGCGAAAATGTCTCAATAAACAATGCAGGATAATTTATATACATTGACTCCAAAATATCGGCCACAAATTGAAGTGACTGAAAATCGTCAGGACATTCGATAGCAGCCAGTATATCCGCCCATACTTCAGCTACAACTAATCCCGCATTTGGAAGTAAATTTTTGATGCTTTCGATTGATATTGATTCCATAGAATTATGGTCTAAATGTCCTTTTTAGACGCCGACAGATATGAAGCGAACGCACTAATTGAAGTAATATCAGGGTATAGAGATAGCCATTCTCTAGACTGAAATATACTTCTTTTTCCCGCATCTTTGGTGAACCAACTCTCAAGTAAAAAACGGATTTTCTTGGTATCCCCAACAAAGCACTTATCCAACAGATTCTCGATCAATTCGAACTGTAAAATCCGCAGTCTAATACTCTCGCTTGGTTTCTTTTTTAAAACGAAAACAGGAAATTTATGTTCAAAAGGCATCTGTTTTTGAGCTACCGCTGAGTGCAACCGCTCAATAGTAAATGCCCCTACAATATAACGATAATGATGCCGGTATTTATAGGCAATGATAGGTGCCTGTAGTACCAAAAGATTATAGAGGTAATCAGCATTCAACATGCGCTCAGGTTTAACCCGGAGTAATGAAAATGGATTTGCAGAGTGATGCAGTCTTTGCAAAACCTCATCTGCGTTCAACTTGTCGAGTTGCACGTATAAGAGCTCTGATTCGTTAAACAGTATCTTGTTGAACTTTTGGATCTCGTTCATCGCGCCAAATCCCAACTAATTACTAACCTCATAATAGGAACTTTAACATAGTGACCATAATGTGACCAATTGATACAGTCCAACGTCAAAATCGCTTTACAAGTAGATGCAACATGCCTTATAAATTGCTGTATTACATCGAAGTGGCTAAAACCACAGAGTTTTCCGATCTGCAATAACTGTCTTGACATGGTAGGGGTCGGTGGTTCGAGTCCACTCGGGTGTACCACTCTTTGTAAGAGTTTAAATATACAATTTCGGTCGCGGGGTGGAGCAGCATGGTAGCTCGTCGGGCTCATAACCCGAAGGTCGTCAGTTCAAATCTGGCCCCCGCAACCAATACACCCGTAGCTCAGCTGGTTAGAGCACTACCTTGACATGGTAGGGGTCGGTGGTTCGAGTCCACTCGGGTGTACCAATTTTCCTTTCACGAAATAAAACTGATAATCATCATCCAGGCGCGGGATGGAGCAGCATGGTAGCTCGTCGGGCTCATAACCCGAAGGTCGTCGGTTCAAATCCGGCTCCCGCAACCAATTCAACTAAAATATCCCAATATAATCAGCTGTTTAAGTTTATTCCTTCGAACTAACATTTTTGCTAACTGTTTTATCACTCTCACCTCCTCTTACCATAGAAAATCTCTAATCAAAACGCCTAAAAACTGCTTTTTTAAACCACCGTTTTAAACGGACCTGGATAACGAGGTAGTACAAATAAATCAGAAAAAACTCACTACGGGTCCTCAATGTGACCAAAGTGTGACCGCACACAAAAATAACTCACCAGCAAGCTAAAAAAACTTAGATTACGTAAAATACGATTTCAAACGTCGCAAACTCTCGCCCGCAAGTAAATGTTCGCAGGAATCATAAAACACTGCTCTTGCCTTCGTTATACAAATACGTGACCAAACAAGCCATTCTTCCTGATACAAAACTGTGCCCAAAGTGTTTCAGTTGCATTAGCATAGATAATGTAAAGCTTTATAAAACCAACAGAAATGACCTTAACCCTGCTTGAGATGGTCACAATGGTCACAGCCTGAACATAATGATCACGGGCTGCGCATTATACCGCCGTTTGTGGGAGGAGCGGCCATCACATACATCCGAAAGAATGATGCCTTCAGCTTCTACCATGGCTCCCAGAGCCCGTAGATGCGATTTTAAGTTCTTGAGTCCATGTCGTCTTAACCAGATTGAGCTCACCCCACTGGCAGAGACAAATATACCCTTTTTACGAACTTCATTGCTGGTTCGTGTTTAACTGTGGGTCGGATACTCAATCGTACAATCAGTGACAGCATTTTCGATCTGTTCATCGACACGAGTTTTGTAATTGGGGGTCTGCAGAAAGCGATTGATTAGGACATCACATCCCTTCTTCAACGGGCCTCTATTACGATGACCAAGGTCGCCTGCAGGCCCATCGCTTGCAGCAGCACAATACCGTTCGGTTTGAGCGCCGGTACCACTACCATGCCACCGGCAATCTGGCCCAGACAGATGATAACCGCTACGGCAGCACTTATTACGATTATGACCCACTGGACCGCTTAACATCGGTACTCGGCGCGCTGACCGAGCGCTTTGTTCACGACCCGGCCGGTAACCTGCTGGAGCAGACGCTAGGCAGTCACACTGGCCGAACTGTTACTCTGGTCAGTGGTAACCAGCTGCTCATGCAGGGTGACCGCTTTTTTGAGTATGACGAATTTGGCCGCTTAAGCACTGAGCGGCGGGGTAAACACCAGTCCTTAGTCACCCACTATGAGTATGACTGCCAGCACCGGCTGGTCAGTGCCACCCTGCCTGACGGCAGCCAAGCCGCTTACCGCTATGATGCCTTTGGTCGGGGGTCCACAAACAGGTTACCGATAAAGTCGGCGTACGCTCCGCCACCGAATTTATCTGGCAGGGTGATAATCCCTCTTCTGTAAATAAAAAGTGCTGAAAACAAGGATTATCAGGCCTACCAAACCTACCTGTACCAGCCCGGCAGCTTCAAACCACTGGCGCTGCAGAAAGGAAAAGGCAGTAGCTGCGAGGTGTTCCACTACCATCTGGACCACCTGGGCACCCCCACCGACCTCACCGATGAGCAAGGCGTGCAGTATCGCAGTTATGGTAATATCGCTCGGCAGCATGTTGAGGACATCCCTAACCCGCTGCGGTTTCAGGGGCAGTATTTTGACAGTGAAACTGGGCTGCATTACAACCGCCACCGTTACTACAGCCCAGATACCGGCCGCTTTATTACCGCCGACCCCATCGGCTTAGCCGGGGGACTGAACAGCTACCGCTACGCGCCCAACCCGGTGAACTGGGTCGATCCGCTGGGGTTGTGTTGTGAGACCGTATTACAAAGCAAAAGAAATGAATTTATAACAAATTTAAATTCTTTGGTTAAATTGGATGCCGAACGATTTATCAATGAAAGAAGGATGGGAAAGATTTCTAAAAGTGATTTAAATGATCGCTTAGTTGCAACATCTAGAGCTGGAGTGGAAGAATTTGGATATATTAGTAAAAATTATGAAAACCTTGGTGGGAAAGGGCAATTTAAAAGTGGCAAAATAATTCCTGGAGTAACAAGGATTAATGATGCGGAGTTTATCATTTCTGATAAGGACTCATATTTCAACCATGTTATAGAGTTATATGATGATAGTAATAACAAACTTAATAAACTTACCCATAGACTGATTGATGAACACATAATAAACCAAGGGGGTAAACCATTATCAACGATGAATGGTTTACCTGGTTTACATGCAGAGGTTCAAGCTATGAATGATGTTTTTAATCATCTTGAACAAAAACATGGAGTAAATCTTGAGTTTTACGGTTTACATAAAATAGATGTTTCAACATATAAACTTAAGGGTGAGGATGGTGGTGAGTTTGTAGCATGTTATAATAAAACATCCAATAAATGTAACTACAGGACAAAAAGATTCTATATGAGAGTAAAATCAGAAAAAATTAACTTTATTAAAGATAAAGCCTATCTTGACAACAAATTGTTTAATGGAATTAGCTACTCTGTAAGTAATGGTATAATAAAAAAAATTTCTCAGTATAAGAATGGTATAGAATATGAAAGCTATAATGGCATTATAAATATAATACCAAATAGTAAATTAGTGGAAATGGCGTACCTTAAAATAGAGAATGATCTAGAACCTATATATTATAATGGCGATAGATTTTCTGGTATAGCATTTGATTTTGATAACGATTATTGTGTAGGTGAAACATTAATTAAAGATGGGCTCATAAAAGAAGAGGTGTCGTTTTTTGATAATGGTAAAATTAACTCTTATGATAGGGCTGATGAATGTTTAAATCAATTTAATAGTTGGTATTTTGATGGTGAAGTTAATGAAATTAAAATAGTCACGCCAGATAGTTTATATTTTTCTTTAAAGTTAAACGAACATAAAAAACTAAACTATTTAAATATTAGCGACTCCTTCTTTGATAAAGTTAAATCTATATCAAATTTTTTAAAATTTAACTATGTAAATGACATTACTTTTTTTGCAAATATAAAAGTGGCAGAGTATTTATCTTTATCTGGGAAAGGAATTAATGACATGTTATTTGATTACCTATCAAAAAGTGAAGGACTAAAAAAACTAAAAAAAATAAATATTAGAGGAACATCTATTTCAGACAGCATTATTAATGCATTCGACAGAGCAGAAAATCTATCTGAAATTATTATCTTTCACAACGATGAAAGCATGCGGTATACACTACAAAATTTCAAAATAAATCATAAAAATTGTACTATATATTTTAACGAAGAAAAAATAGTCTATTCGCGCATTCAACCCCGAAGTGCACCACTCGCTTCATTAAGCTGCTTTTCGTAATTCATCGAATACTACAGCAGGCTGTTTGAAACCAAGGCACTTTCTCGGACGTGAGTTAAGTGCTCGTTCGATGTCAGCAATTTGCTTATCCGTTACCGTGCGTAAATCAGTTCCCTTG
This region of Shewanella sp. NFH-SH190041 genomic DNA includes:
- a CDS encoding RHS repeat-associated core domain-containing protein → MFHYHLDHLGTPTDLTDEQGVQYRSYGNIARQHVEDIPNPLRFQGQYFDSETGLHYNRHRYYSPDTGRFITADPIGLAGGLNSYRYAPNPVNWVDPLGLCCETVLQSKRNEFITNLNSLVKLDAERFINERRMGKISKSDLNDRLVATSRAGVEEFGYISKNYENLGGKGQFKSGKIIPGVTRINDAEFIISDKDSYFNHVIELYDDSNNKLNKLTHRLIDEHIINQGGKPLSTMNGLPGLHAEVQAMNDVFNHLEQKHGVNLEFYGLHKIDVSTYKLKGEDGGEFVACYNKTSNKCNYRTKRFYMRVKSEKINFIKDKAYLDNKLFNGISYSVSNGIIKKISQYKNGIEYESYNGIINIIPNSKLVEMAYLKIENDLEPIYYNGDRFSGIAFDFDNDYCVGETLIKDGLIKEEVSFFDNGKINSYDRADECLNQFNSWYFDGEVNEIKIVTPDSLYFSLKLNEHKKLNYLNISDSFFDKVKSISNFLKFNYVNDITFFANIKVAEYLSLSGKGINDMLFDYLSKSEGLKKLKKINIRGTSISDSIINAFDRAENLSEIIIFHNDESMRYTLQNFKINHKNCTIYFNEEKIVYSRIQPRSAPLASLSCFS